A stretch of the Bradyrhizobium sp. CCBAU 53351 genome encodes the following:
- a CDS encoding Crp/Fnr family transcriptional regulator, whose amino-acid sequence MDKAHDVLIRNLCEHTALAEEDLAQIRALTFTLRDLEPNEDFIRQGDEPEHSVLVVSGMVARYHLLAGGGRQYLAFHLTGDLPDAQGLFIDQMDHGLSALGPASVAFIPHRELFTAFRQRPNFGLAVWRETLLDAAIFREAITNNSARPMQARMAHLFCELFYRARAAQLVRGNRCPLPISLAQLGETLGMAIATVNRTLGELRRSGAMDLREGELIVLKWRDLQRLGDFSPVYLHQKRQSPPLT is encoded by the coding sequence ATGGATAAAGCCCACGACGTGTTGATCCGGAACCTGTGCGAGCACACCGCGCTCGCCGAGGAGGATCTCGCCCAGATTCGCGCGCTCACCTTCACGCTGCGCGATTTGGAGCCGAACGAGGATTTCATCCGTCAGGGCGACGAGCCCGAACATTCGGTGCTGGTCGTCTCGGGCATGGTCGCGCGCTACCATCTGCTCGCCGGCGGCGGGCGACAATATCTCGCGTTCCACCTCACCGGCGACCTGCCGGACGCGCAGGGCCTGTTCATCGACCAGATGGACCACGGATTGAGCGCGCTCGGGCCGGCCTCGGTCGCCTTCATCCCGCATCGCGAATTGTTCACCGCGTTCCGGCAGCGGCCGAACTTTGGCCTGGCTGTCTGGCGCGAGACGCTGCTCGATGCCGCGATCTTTCGCGAGGCGATCACCAACAACAGCGCTCGGCCCATGCAGGCGCGCATGGCGCATCTGTTCTGCGAGCTGTTCTACCGCGCCCGCGCCGCACAGCTCGTTCGCGGCAATCGCTGCCCCTTGCCGATCAGCCTGGCGCAACTCGGCGAGACGCTGGGTATGGCGATCGCGACCGTGAACCGGACGCTCGGTGAGCTTCGGCGCAGCGGCGCCATGGACCTGCGCGAGGGCGAGCTGATCGTGCTGAAATGGCGCGACTTGCAGCGGCTCGGCGATTTCAGCCCGGTCTATCTGCACCAGAAACGGCAGTCGCCGCCGCTAACGTGA
- a CDS encoding acyl carrier protein: MSDIGERVKKIVVEHLGVEPEKVVDAASFIDDLGADSLDTVELVMAFEEEFGCEIPDDAAETILTVGDATKFLEKNAKS, encoded by the coding sequence ATGAGTGACATTGGCGAGCGGGTTAAGAAGATCGTGGTCGAACACCTTGGTGTTGAACCCGAGAAGGTTGTCGACGCTGCGAGCTTCATCGACGACCTCGGCGCCGACAGTCTGGACACCGTCGAACTGGTGATGGCGTTCGAAGAGGAATTCGGTTGCGAGATTCCGGACGACGCCGCGGAAACGATTCTCACCGTCGGCGATGCCACGAAGTTTCTCGAGAAGAACGCGAAGAGCTAA
- a CDS encoding Crp/Fnr family transcriptional regulator translates to MPHPTLITRLQAIEVLSEDERRQIAALPSTLRQVADGEIVLRQGEAVSRCVFVVSGFLYQARIVGDRSQILAFHVPGDMPCLHTLLVSPMDADLVGLGPTIVGTVAHSQLRQLLDGSSHLTRAFWRETLIDAAISRQWIARLGAQAALPKVAHLICELAARLEVVGLVTDGCFQMPMTQRHVADACGLSIVHVNRTIQELRHRGLIAWEGSEIELLHPEELRKLADFTPDYLT, encoded by the coding sequence ATGCCGCACCCAACGCTCATCACACGTCTGCAGGCCATCGAAGTCCTGTCAGAGGACGAACGCCGACAGATCGCCGCCCTGCCCTCCACGCTGCGGCAGGTCGCCGACGGCGAGATCGTGCTACGCCAGGGCGAGGCCGTCTCGCGCTGCGTCTTCGTCGTCAGCGGCTTCCTGTATCAGGCCCGCATCGTCGGCGACCGCAGCCAGATCCTCGCGTTCCACGTTCCCGGCGACATGCCATGCCTGCACACCCTGCTGGTCTCGCCGATGGATGCGGATCTCGTCGGCCTCGGACCGACCATCGTCGGCACTGTCGCGCACAGCCAGCTCAGGCAGCTTCTCGACGGCTCGAGCCATTTGACGCGCGCGTTCTGGCGCGAGACGCTGATCGATGCGGCGATCTCGCGGCAATGGATCGCGCGCCTCGGCGCGCAGGCGGCCTTGCCCAAGGTCGCGCACCTCATCTGCGAGCTCGCCGCACGGCTGGAGGTCGTCGGCCTCGTCACGGACGGCTGCTTCCAGATGCCGATGACGCAGCGGCACGTCGCAGATGCCTGCGGGCTCTCGATCGTCCACGTCAATCGCACCATCCAGGAGCTGAGACATCGTGGATTGATCGCCTGGGAAGGCAGCGAGATCGAGCTGTTGCATCCCGAGGAGCTGCGCAAGCTCGCCGATTTCACGCCGGACTATCTGACCTGA
- a CDS encoding GyrI-like domain-containing protein has product MTAALQNYHARMQRVLDHIDRHLDEDLDLDALSSVAAYSKYHFHRQFTATFGLSVHRYIQLARMKRASYRLAYSEAESVTDIAMDAGYDAPDAFARAFRQRFGQSPSSFRKSPDWEPWLAAFGPLDNARSKFMQKTFTSDDVTIRDVPTIAVAIMEHRGDPATLPATIQRFIAWRKAAGLHPRNSPTFNVWRSERRPASLGDYSVDLCVGTDRPIETNGAAIKAGEIPGGRCAVLRIVGHTDNLEPAALYLYRDWLPASGEEARDFPIYCQRLSFAPDVGEHEATADLFLPLK; this is encoded by the coding sequence ATGACGGCGGCGCTTCAGAACTACCATGCCCGGATGCAGCGGGTGCTGGATCACATCGACCGGCACCTCGACGAGGATCTGGACCTGGATGCGCTGAGCAGCGTCGCAGCCTATTCGAAATATCATTTCCACCGGCAGTTCACGGCGACCTTCGGGCTGTCCGTGCATCGCTATATCCAGCTCGCCCGCATGAAGCGCGCTTCATACCGGCTCGCCTACAGCGAGGCCGAAAGCGTCACTGATATCGCGATGGATGCCGGCTACGACGCACCTGACGCCTTCGCCCGCGCCTTTCGGCAACGGTTCGGCCAATCGCCGTCGTCGTTCCGGAAGTCTCCCGACTGGGAGCCGTGGCTTGCGGCCTTCGGGCCTCTCGACAACGCGAGGAGCAAGTTCATGCAGAAGACCTTCACCAGCGACGACGTGACGATCCGCGATGTGCCGACGATTGCGGTGGCGATCATGGAGCATCGGGGCGACCCGGCGACGCTTCCCGCCACCATCCAGCGATTCATCGCCTGGCGCAAAGCCGCCGGCCTGCACCCACGCAACAGTCCGACCTTCAACGTCTGGCGATCCGAGCGGCGGCCGGCCTCGCTTGGGGACTACAGCGTGGACCTCTGTGTCGGAACCGACCGTCCGATCGAGACGAACGGCGCAGCGATCAAGGCCGGCGAGATCCCCGGTGGACGCTGCGCGGTGCTGCGCATCGTCGGCCACACCGACAATCTGGAGCCGGCCGCGCTCTACCTCTATCGCGACTGGCTGCCGGCCAGCGGCGAGGAAGCCCGCGACTTCCCGATCTACTGCCAGCGGCTGAGCTTCGCCCCCGACGTCGGCGAGCACGAGGCGACCGCGGATTTATTCCTGCCGCTGAAATGA
- a CDS encoding caspase family protein, whose translation MRAAIFNRVVGLAALALLVVTAEPASAEKRVALVVGNSAYKNITPLDNPSKDAGLMAETLGALGFTLIGGRAQLDLDKGAMDVAVQSFGRQVQGADVALFYYAGHGVQVAGSNYLVPVSANPTREADVDFQMTDVNLVLRQMQGSGTRLNLVILDACRNNPFGSRGLRSSDGGLAQMRAPEGTLISYATQPGNVAQDGADGHSPYTKALATTIRVAGLDVFQTFNQVGLAVKRATAGAQQPWVSSSPIDGTFYFVAPTQTAPPQIAAMQPDPLPAERLRADPDRVPLRDAALLSELSERLYELNFDPDTPDGLTRAITKLQQRISMAPNGEPTEGLLLRMRKMEDLKPWGSIVYGPDSSKWGISWNHASRRAAVADARGNCAGAKCPIELSFYGRSCGAFAISDKSWSLVQREGVQRAKDAALDECGKAGKACRIIGSVCADGSGR comes from the coding sequence ATGCGCGCGGCGATTTTCAATCGCGTTGTGGGGCTGGCGGCGCTGGCCTTGCTCGTCGTCACTGCGGAGCCGGCGTCGGCGGAGAAGCGCGTCGCGCTGGTGGTCGGCAACTCCGCCTACAAGAACATCACGCCGCTCGACAATCCGTCCAAGGATGCGGGCCTGATGGCGGAGACGCTAGGTGCGCTCGGCTTCACCCTGATCGGCGGACGCGCCCAGCTCGATCTCGACAAGGGCGCGATGGACGTCGCGGTGCAGAGTTTCGGCCGGCAGGTCCAGGGCGCCGACGTCGCGCTGTTCTATTATGCCGGCCACGGCGTGCAGGTAGCCGGCTCCAACTACCTCGTGCCTGTGAGCGCCAATCCGACGCGCGAGGCGGATGTCGACTTCCAGATGACCGACGTCAACCTCGTGCTGCGCCAGATGCAGGGCTCCGGCACGCGGCTCAACCTCGTCATCCTCGATGCCTGCCGCAACAACCCGTTCGGCTCACGCGGCTTGCGATCATCCGATGGCGGCCTCGCGCAGATGCGCGCGCCCGAGGGCACGCTGATCTCCTATGCGACCCAGCCCGGCAACGTCGCCCAGGACGGCGCCGATGGCCACAGCCCTTACACCAAGGCGCTTGCGACGACGATCCGGGTCGCGGGCCTCGACGTGTTCCAAACCTTCAACCAGGTCGGCCTTGCCGTGAAGCGCGCCACCGCGGGCGCGCAGCAGCCCTGGGTGTCGTCCTCGCCGATCGACGGCACTTTCTATTTCGTCGCTCCGACGCAGACCGCCCCGCCGCAGATCGCGGCGATGCAGCCGGATCCCCTGCCCGCGGAGCGTCTGCGCGCCGATCCCGACCGCGTCCCCTTGCGCGATGCCGCGCTGCTCAGCGAGCTCAGCGAGCGGCTCTACGAGCTCAATTTCGATCCTGACACGCCCGACGGCCTGACCCGCGCCATCACGAAATTGCAGCAGCGGATCTCGATGGCGCCGAATGGGGAGCCGACCGAAGGCCTGCTGCTGCGCATGCGCAAGATGGAGGATCTCAAGCCCTGGGGCTCGATCGTCTACGGGCCCGACAGCAGCAAATGGGGGATCTCCTGGAACCACGCCTCGCGGCGCGCCGCGGTGGCGGATGCGCGCGGCAATTGCGCCGGCGCCAAATGCCCGATCGAGCTTTCCTTCTACGGCCGAAGCTGCGGCGCCTTCGCGATCTCCGACAAATCCTGGTCGCTGGTCCAGCGCGAGGGCGTCCAACGCGCGAAGGACGCCGCGCTTGACGAATGCGGCAAGGCTGGCAAAGCTTGCCGCATTATCGGTTCCGTCTGTGCCGACGGCTCCGGCCGCTGA
- a CDS encoding YicC/YloC family endoribonuclease — MALSSMTGFARSHGASGPYTFEWELKSVNAKGFDLRVRLPQGFDELEAHAKKRAGELLSRGTVYANLTVKRANAAASVRVNEDVLNAVLKAAAVIAGKVDAVAPSIDGLLAIKGVVEVAEPEGDEEEDKAARAAAAEAFDKALDELVAMRKREGTSLGQILTQRVDEIEQLAKKAEGAPGRKPEAIKARLAEQIAALLDTSDRFDADRLMQEAILIATKADIREELDRIASHIAQARELIGKGGPVGRKLDFLAQEFHREVNTCCSKSNDIELTNTGLAMKNVVEQFREQVQNLE, encoded by the coding sequence ATGGCGCTGTCGTCCATGACCGGCTTTGCTCGAAGCCACGGCGCAAGCGGGCCGTACACGTTCGAATGGGAATTGAAGTCGGTCAACGCCAAGGGCTTTGATCTCAGGGTGCGGCTGCCGCAGGGCTTCGACGAGCTCGAGGCGCACGCCAAGAAGCGCGCCGGCGAGCTTTTGTCGCGCGGCACAGTCTACGCCAATCTCACCGTCAAGCGCGCCAACGCCGCAGCTTCCGTGCGCGTCAACGAGGACGTGCTCAACGCCGTCCTGAAGGCGGCGGCTGTGATCGCCGGCAAGGTCGACGCGGTGGCCCCGAGCATCGACGGCCTGCTTGCGATCAAGGGGGTCGTCGAGGTTGCCGAGCCCGAGGGCGACGAAGAGGAGGACAAGGCCGCGCGCGCTGCCGCCGCCGAGGCCTTCGACAAGGCGCTCGATGAGCTCGTCGCGATGCGCAAGCGCGAAGGTACTTCGCTGGGGCAGATCCTGACCCAGCGGGTCGACGAGATCGAGCAATTGGCGAAGAAGGCGGAAGGCGCGCCCGGGCGGAAGCCTGAGGCGATCAAGGCACGGCTTGCCGAGCAGATCGCCGCGCTGCTCGACACCTCCGATCGCTTCGACGCCGACCGTCTGATGCAGGAGGCGATCCTGATCGCCACCAAGGCCGACATCCGCGAGGAGCTCGACCGCATCGCATCCCACATCGCGCAGGCGCGTGAGTTGATCGGCAAGGGCGGTCCGGTCGGCCGCAAGCTCGACTTCCTGGCGCAGGAGTTTCACCGCGAGGTCAACACCTGCTGCTCGAAGTCGAACGACATCGAGCTGACCAATACGGGGCTCGCCATGAAGAACGTGGTCGAGCAGTTCCGCGAGCAGGTCCAGAATCTGGAGTGA
- the gmk gene encoding guanylate kinase, which translates to MTSGGHGTDGVERRGLMFVLSSPSGAGKTTLSRMLLEREPGLKMSVSATTRQMRPGEVEGRDYFFVSKPKFETMVEQDELLEWATVFDNLYGTPRAPVEAALSAGQDVLFDIDWQGTQQLHQKASIDVVRVFILPPSAADLEKRLHSRAQDSDEVIRKRMSRASHEMSHWAEYDYIVINHNVDEAFAEVQSILKAERLKRERRIGLVGFVRGLQGQLQG; encoded by the coding sequence ATGACATCAGGCGGTCACGGAACTGACGGTGTCGAACGGCGCGGCTTGATGTTCGTGCTGTCCTCGCCCTCGGGCGCGGGCAAGACGACGCTTTCGCGGATGTTGCTCGAGCGCGAGCCGGGCTTGAAGATGTCGGTATCGGCGACGACGCGGCAGATGCGACCGGGCGAGGTCGAGGGGCGGGACTATTTCTTCGTCAGCAAGCCCAAGTTCGAGACGATGGTGGAGCAGGACGAGCTGCTCGAATGGGCCACCGTCTTCGACAATCTTTACGGGACGCCCCGTGCGCCCGTCGAAGCGGCACTATCGGCCGGGCAGGACGTGCTGTTCGACATCGACTGGCAGGGCACGCAGCAACTGCACCAGAAAGCAAGCATCGACGTCGTTCGCGTCTTCATCCTGCCGCCCTCGGCGGCCGATCTCGAGAAGCGGCTGCATTCGCGCGCGCAGGATTCCGACGAGGTGATCCGCAAGCGCATGAGCCGCGCCAGCCACGAGATGAGCCACTGGGCCGAGTACGACTACATCGTCATCAACCACAATGTTGATGAGGCCTTCGCTGAGGTGCAGTCGATCCTGAAGGCCGAGCGCCTCAAGCGCGAGCGGCGGATTGGTCTCGTTGGTTTCGTGCGAGGTTTGCAAGGGCAGCTTCAGGGCTAG
- the fabD gene encoding ACP S-malonyltransferase — protein MTAAFTFPGQGSQAVGMGKALADAFPVARAVFDEVDAALSEKLTAIIWDGPAETLQLTENAQPALMAVSVATLRVLEAEAGVSVGRDAAFVAGHSLGEYSALAAAGSLTLSDTARLLRTRGLAMQKAVPVGAGAMAALLGLDYEAAMEVANEAAQGQVCQAANDNGGGQVVVSGDKAAVDRAVEIAKTKGAKRAMLLPVSAPFHCRLMQPAADAMAEALSKVTIKAPAAPLVSNVLASAITDPDEIRRRLVEQVTGTVRWRESVAYMAGQGVTRFFEIGAGKVLTGLVKRIADGAVGVAVGGPNDIAAAKDALAAAKQA, from the coding sequence CATGGGCAAGGCCCTGGCTGACGCCTTTCCGGTGGCGCGCGCCGTGTTCGACGAGGTCGATGCCGCGCTGTCCGAGAAGCTGACGGCGATCATCTGGGATGGTCCGGCCGAAACCCTCCAGCTCACCGAAAACGCCCAGCCGGCGCTGATGGCGGTCTCTGTCGCCACCCTGCGCGTGCTAGAGGCCGAGGCCGGAGTTTCCGTGGGACGAGACGCGGCCTTCGTCGCCGGTCATTCGCTCGGTGAATATTCGGCACTGGCTGCGGCGGGCAGCCTGACGCTTTCCGATACCGCCCGTCTGCTTCGCACCCGCGGTCTCGCAATGCAAAAGGCTGTCCCGGTCGGCGCCGGCGCAATGGCCGCGCTGCTCGGTCTCGACTACGAGGCCGCCATGGAGGTCGCCAATGAGGCGGCCCAGGGGCAGGTCTGCCAGGCCGCCAACGACAATGGCGGCGGGCAGGTGGTCGTCTCGGGCGACAAGGCCGCGGTTGATCGCGCCGTCGAGATCGCCAAGACCAAGGGTGCCAAGCGCGCGATGCTGCTGCCGGTGTCCGCACCGTTCCATTGCAGGCTGATGCAGCCCGCCGCCGACGCCATGGCGGAGGCGCTCTCGAAGGTCACGATCAAGGCGCCGGCCGCCCCGCTGGTGTCCAACGTGCTGGCGAGCGCAATCACCGACCCCGACGAGATCCGCCGCCGCCTGGTCGAGCAGGTCACGGGCACGGTGCGTTGGCGCGAGTCGGTTGCCTATATGGCAGGACAGGGCGTCACCCGCTTCTTCGAGATCGGCGCCGGCAAGGTGCTGACCGGTCTCGTCAAGCGCATCGCAGACGGTGCCGTCGGCGTTGCGGTCGGCGGCCCCAACGACATTGCCGCCGCCAAGGATGCATTGGCCGCCGCGAAGCAGGCTTGA
- the mltG gene encoding endolytic transglycosylase MltG, giving the protein MSERPPISPRSPRAALEPEQLPPPPKRSDRARNPFVVVGNAIITLLLIAMLGAGGVYYYGRQVLESPGPLKDDKIVNIPQRAGKRDIAETLNREGVTDVNPWVFIASVAALKASSDLKPGEYAFQKNASLRDVIATIVEGKVVQHAVTIPEGLTSEQIVARLSDNDIFTGSVRELPREGTLLPETYKFPRGTPREQVVQRMQQAHKRVLAEIWERRNQDIPVKSPEQLVTLASIVEKETGKPDERSRVAAVFVNRLKQRIKLQSDPTIIYGLVGGKGTLGRPIKRSEITQPSPYNTYVIEGLPPGPISNPGRASLEAAANPARTRDLYFVADGTGGHAFTETYDAHQKNVAKLRAMEKQIQNDTVEPAEDAAPPAAAAPGTVDTPTATTPARPNQQKKPPAARPAAPPPARQGAVQSSPPVVQR; this is encoded by the coding sequence ATGAGTGAAAGGCCGCCCATTTCGCCCCGGAGTCCGCGGGCAGCGCTCGAGCCTGAACAGCTCCCACCGCCGCCGAAGCGATCGGACCGTGCGCGCAATCCCTTCGTGGTCGTCGGCAACGCCATCATCACCCTTCTGCTGATCGCCATGCTCGGCGCCGGCGGCGTCTATTATTACGGCCGGCAGGTGCTGGAATCGCCCGGGCCGCTGAAGGACGACAAGATCGTCAACATCCCGCAGCGCGCGGGCAAGCGCGACATCGCCGAGACACTGAACCGGGAAGGCGTGACCGACGTCAATCCCTGGGTGTTCATCGCCAGCGTCGCCGCGCTGAAGGCAAGCTCGGACCTCAAGCCGGGTGAATATGCATTCCAGAAGAACGCTTCGCTCCGCGACGTCATCGCCACCATCGTCGAAGGCAAGGTGGTGCAGCATGCCGTCACCATTCCGGAAGGCCTGACCTCCGAGCAGATCGTGGCGCGCTTGTCCGACAACGACATCTTCACCGGCAGCGTGCGCGAGCTGCCGCGCGAAGGCACGCTGCTGCCGGAGACCTATAAATTCCCGCGCGGCACCCCGCGCGAGCAAGTGGTCCAGCGCATGCAGCAGGCGCACAAACGTGTGCTCGCCGAGATCTGGGAGCGTCGCAATCAGGACATTCCGGTCAAGTCGCCGGAGCAGCTGGTGACGCTGGCCTCGATCGTGGAGAAGGAGACCGGCAAGCCCGACGAGCGCAGCCGCGTCGCCGCGGTGTTCGTCAATCGCCTGAAGCAGCGCATCAAGCTGCAGTCCGATCCGACCATCATCTATGGCCTCGTCGGCGGCAAGGGCACGCTGGGCCGCCCGATCAAGCGCAGCGAGATCACGCAGCCTTCGCCCTACAACACCTATGTCATCGAGGGCCTGCCGCCGGGCCCGATCTCCAACCCCGGCCGCGCCTCGCTGGAGGCCGCCGCCAATCCGGCCCGCACCCGCGACCTCTATTTCGTCGCCGACGGCACCGGCGGGCACGCCTTCACCGAGACCTACGACGCGCACCAGAAGAACGTCGCCAAGCTGCGCGCGATGGAAAAGCAGATCCAGAACGACACGGTCGAGCCGGCCGAGGACGCGGCGCCGCCCGCTGCCGCCGCGCCCGGGACCGTCGATACGCCGACGGCGACCACGCCGGCGCGGCCCAATCAGCAGAAAAAGCCGCCGGCGGCACGCCCCGCAGCTCCGCCGCCGGCGCGGCAGGGCGCGGTGCAATCCTCGCCACCGGTGGTCCAGCGCTAG
- the fabG gene encoding 3-oxoacyl-[acyl-carrier-protein] reductase, with protein sequence MFDLTGKKALVTGATGGIGGAIAQALHAQGATVAISGTRKEVLDELAGKLGERTHVLPCNLSKADEVEALVPAAEAAMGQVDILIANAGITRDNLFVQLRDEDWEEVINVNLTATFRLARAATKLMMRKRFGRIIAITSVVGVTGNPGQGNYTASKAGLIGMIKTLGAEYAKRGVTANCIAPGFIKTPMTDALNDKQRETILTKVPAARLGTPEDIAAAAVYLSSNEAAYVTGQTIHVNGGMAMI encoded by the coding sequence ATGTTCGATCTGACTGGCAAAAAGGCGCTCGTCACCGGCGCCACCGGCGGCATCGGCGGCGCGATCGCGCAGGCGCTGCACGCGCAGGGCGCCACCGTCGCGATCTCAGGGACACGCAAGGAAGTGCTGGATGAGCTTGCCGGCAAGCTCGGCGAGCGCACCCACGTGCTGCCCTGCAATCTCTCCAAGGCCGACGAGGTCGAGGCGCTGGTGCCGGCTGCGGAAGCCGCGATGGGCCAGGTCGACATCCTCATCGCCAATGCCGGCATCACGCGCGACAATCTCTTCGTGCAGCTCCGCGACGAGGATTGGGAGGAGGTCATCAACGTCAATCTGACCGCGACCTTCCGCCTCGCGCGCGCCGCGACCAAGCTGATGATGCGCAAGCGCTTCGGCCGCATCATCGCCATCACCTCGGTGGTCGGTGTCACCGGCAATCCCGGACAAGGCAACTACACCGCCTCGAAGGCGGGCCTGATCGGCATGATCAAGACGCTCGGGGCCGAATACGCCAAGCGCGGCGTGACCGCGAACTGCATCGCGCCCGGCTTCATCAAGACGCCGATGACCGACGCGCTCAACGACAAGCAGCGCGAAACGATTCTGACCAAGGTTCCGGCCGCCCGTCTGGGAACGCCCGAGGACATCGCCGCGGCCGCCGTGTACCTGAGTTCGAACGAAGCAGCCTACGTCACCGGCCAGACCATCCACGTCAACGGCGGCATGGCCATGATCTGA
- the fabF gene encoding beta-ketoacyl-ACP synthase II, producing MRRVVVTGLGMVSPLGCGVEPTWKRILNGESGARPIESFDVSDLQTKYACTVVRGDGSNGTFNPDKWMEPKDQRKVDDFIIFGMAAAGQALDDANWHPETEEDKCATGTMIGSGIGGLSGIAETALLLKERGPRKVSPFFIPGRLINLASGYVSIKHGLKGPNHSVVTACSTGAHAVGDAARLIALGDADVMVAGGAESPISRIGIAGFNAARALSTGFNETPEKASRPYDKDRDGFVMGEGAGVLVLEELDHARRRGAKIYAEVIGYGLSGDAYHITSPSPDGDGGFRSMSAALRRAGLTASDLDYINAHGTSTPLGDEIELGAVERLLGNAASKVAMSSTKSSTGHLLGAAGAIEAIFAILAIRDNVVPPTINLDNPSVETAIDLVPHTAKKREVNVALSNSFGFGGTNASVIVRRLVS from the coding sequence ATGAGGCGGGTTGTCGTCACTGGTCTCGGCATGGTGTCGCCGCTCGGCTGCGGCGTCGAACCGACCTGGAAACGCATCCTCAACGGCGAAAGCGGCGCGCGCCCGATCGAGAGCTTCGATGTCTCCGATCTTCAGACAAAATACGCCTGCACCGTCGTGCGCGGCGACGGCAGCAACGGCACCTTCAATCCCGACAAGTGGATGGAGCCGAAGGACCAGCGCAAGGTCGACGACTTCATCATCTTCGGCATGGCCGCAGCCGGCCAGGCGCTCGACGACGCCAACTGGCATCCCGAGACCGAGGAGGACAAGTGCGCGACCGGCACCATGATCGGTTCCGGCATCGGCGGCCTTAGCGGCATTGCCGAGACCGCGCTGCTCCTGAAGGAACGGGGACCCCGCAAGGTATCGCCGTTCTTCATTCCGGGCCGCCTGATCAATCTCGCCTCCGGATATGTGTCGATCAAGCACGGGCTGAAGGGCCCGAACCATTCGGTGGTCACGGCCTGCTCGACCGGCGCGCATGCGGTCGGCGATGCCGCCCGCCTGATCGCGCTGGGGGATGCCGACGTGATGGTCGCAGGCGGCGCCGAGTCGCCGATCAGCCGCATCGGTATCGCCGGCTTCAACGCCGCGCGCGCGCTCTCGACCGGCTTCAATGAGACGCCCGAGAAGGCTTCGCGTCCCTACGACAAGGACCGCGACGGTTTTGTCATGGGCGAGGGCGCCGGCGTCCTCGTGCTGGAAGAGCTCGATCACGCCCGGCGCCGCGGCGCGAAGATCTACGCCGAGGTGATCGGCTACGGTCTGTCGGGTGACGCCTATCACATTACGTCGCCGTCGCCCGATGGCGATGGCGGCTTCCGCAGCATGTCGGCCGCGCTCCGGCGCGCCGGCCTGACGGCATCCGATCTCGACTACATCAACGCGCACGGCACCTCGACACCGCTCGGCGACGAGATCGAGCTCGGTGCCGTCGAGCGCCTGCTCGGCAATGCCGCCTCCAAGGTCGCGATGTCGTCGACCAAATCGTCGACGGGTCATCTGCTCGGCGCGGCCGGTGCGATCGAAGCGATCTTCGCCATTCTCGCGATTCGCGATAATGTCGTGCCGCCGACGATCAACCTCGACAATCCGTCGGTGGAGACCGCAATCGACCTCGTGCCGCACACGGCCAAGAAGCGTGAGGTCAATGTCGCCTTGTCGAACTCGTTTGGTTTTGGCGGTACCAATGCGTCGGTGATCGTCCGGCGTTTGGTCAGTTAG